One segment of Topomyia yanbarensis strain Yona2022 unplaced genomic scaffold, ASM3024719v1 HiC_scaffold_465, whole genome shotgun sequence DNA contains the following:
- the LOC131695593 gene encoding uncharacterized protein LOC131695593, protein MERMVNRRLMDILEERTGAYLARFGEVVRQSVTNGLHADIAILDVAKAYNTVWHHGVLQQLANWSTSGNMGHFLSDYLSNRTFRVGIGGAQSNAFSKATGSPRDQSSPSHCSLCP, encoded by the exons ATGGAGCGAATGGTCAACAGACGACTGATGGACATACTGGAGGAGC GAACAGGTGCCTATCTCGCCAGATTTGGAGAGGTGGTGCGTCAGTCCGTAACTAATGGCTTGCACGCCGATATCGCTATACTCGACGTGGCGAAGGCTTATAATACCGTGTGGCATCACGGAGTACTGCAACAACTGGCCAACTGGAGTACCAGTGGAAACATGGGCCATTTCTTGAGCGACTACCTATCTAACCGCACCTTTCGAGTGGGAATCGGAGGTGCCCAATCCAACGCCTTTTCGAAGGCAACAGGGTCCCCCAGGGATCAGTCCTCGCCATCACACTGTTCCTTGTGTCCATGA